A section of the Agrococcus sp. SGAir0287 genome encodes:
- a CDS encoding sensor histidine kinase has translation MRRRWRDASIATRLFVQSTVLMVLSAVVAFTLLAIDARTDAEHEATVLSRDVVLTLAADPTVQEAVAEAYATFDADEAGTVRRASEALQPFARDVVDGTRLDFVTIMHTSGIRYTHPDEDRIGQQFLGTTAPALAGRVVTETFEGTLGPSARAVAPVVVDGEVVGLVSGGVTIAQVSGEVVTRLVVVAIVLVAAVLLAALAAWLLARRLRAATGGRGVEELARLFAAHEAVLHTVDDGLLLVEGGRVVLANDRARTLLGLDDVDLPVAVDDALPQTVQDALAQPGDGVAPALVDRRSLLVERHDAAVASGTATMLTIRDRTELSSMAGELDAVRTLATALRAQTHEFGNRMHTIASLLSLGESERALEVAAAERDLGQRLADRVVGADEEPVIAALLLGKTAQARERAVELHFETRLDPGTHWIDPIDFVTILGNLVDNAIDAAATARARTGATSRELGARWVAVYLGADDDGAIVMQVSDSGEGVPDDARELAFEQGWTTKEHGADGRGFGLALVRQTVERLGGTIELGRELGAVVTVVLPRPASAAPADGDAGGAGDAADAAGRARRPS, from the coding sequence ATGCGTCGTCGATGGCGCGATGCGAGCATCGCGACGCGGCTGTTCGTGCAGTCGACCGTGCTCATGGTGCTGAGCGCCGTCGTCGCGTTCACGCTGCTCGCGATCGACGCGCGCACCGATGCCGAGCACGAGGCGACGGTGCTCTCGCGCGACGTCGTGCTGACGCTCGCCGCCGACCCGACGGTGCAGGAGGCGGTGGCCGAGGCGTACGCGACCTTCGACGCGGACGAGGCGGGCACCGTGCGCCGTGCCTCGGAGGCGCTCCAGCCGTTCGCACGCGACGTCGTCGACGGCACCAGGCTCGACTTCGTCACGATCATGCACACCTCGGGCATCCGCTACACGCATCCCGACGAGGATCGGATCGGTCAGCAGTTCCTCGGCACGACGGCGCCTGCGCTCGCCGGCCGGGTCGTCACCGAGACCTTCGAGGGCACGCTCGGCCCGTCCGCCCGCGCCGTCGCGCCCGTCGTCGTCGACGGCGAGGTCGTCGGGCTCGTCTCGGGCGGCGTGACGATCGCGCAGGTGTCGGGCGAGGTCGTGACGCGGCTCGTGGTCGTCGCGATCGTGCTCGTCGCCGCCGTGCTGCTCGCCGCGCTCGCGGCCTGGCTCCTCGCGCGTCGCCTGCGCGCCGCGACCGGCGGTCGCGGGGTCGAGGAGCTCGCGCGGCTGTTCGCGGCGCACGAGGCCGTGCTGCACACCGTCGACGACGGCCTGCTGCTCGTCGAGGGCGGTCGCGTCGTGCTCGCGAACGATCGTGCGCGCACGCTGCTCGGCCTCGACGACGTCGACCTGCCCGTCGCCGTCGACGACGCGCTGCCGCAGACGGTGCAGGATGCGCTGGCGCAGCCCGGCGACGGCGTCGCGCCGGCGCTCGTGGATCGCCGCTCGCTCCTCGTCGAACGCCACGACGCCGCGGTCGCATCCGGCACCGCCACGATGCTCACGATCCGCGACCGCACCGAGCTGAGCAGCATGGCGGGCGAGCTCGACGCGGTGCGCACGCTCGCGACGGCGCTGCGGGCGCAGACGCACGAGTTCGGCAATCGGATGCACACGATCGCGTCGCTGCTCTCGCTCGGCGAGTCGGAGCGCGCCCTCGAGGTCGCCGCCGCCGAGCGCGACCTCGGCCAGCGGCTCGCCGACCGCGTCGTCGGCGCCGACGAGGAGCCCGTCATCGCCGCGCTGCTCCTCGGCAAGACGGCGCAGGCGCGCGAGCGCGCCGTCGAGCTGCACTTCGAGACGCGGCTCGACCCCGGCACGCACTGGATCGATCCCATCGACTTCGTCACGATCCTCGGCAACCTCGTCGACAACGCCATCGACGCCGCGGCGACCGCTCGCGCGCGCACCGGCGCGACGTCGCGGGAGCTCGGCGCGCGATGGGTCGCCGTGTACCTCGGCGCCGACGACGACGGCGCGATCGTCATGCAGGTGTCGGACTCGGGGGAGGGCGTTCCCGACGACGCGCGCGAGCTCGCGTTCGAGCAAGGGTGGACGACGAAGGAGCACGGTGCCGACGGCCGCGGCTTCGGCCTCGCGCTCGTGCGCCAGACGGTCGAGCGCCTCGGGGGCACGATCGAGCTGGGCCGCGAGCTCGGCGCCGTCGTCACGGTCGTGCTGCCGCGGCCCGCGTCCGCGGCACCCGCCGACGGCGACGCGGGTGGAGCGGGGGATGCGGCGGATGCCGCCGGGCGCGCGAGGCGGCCGTCGTGA
- a CDS encoding response regulator — MIRVLVVEDDRGTAEAHAAYVGRCDGFELAGVAHTATAAIRALREAQQGGDRIDLLLLDMNLPDGHGLQVCRELRAAGLVVDVIAVTAVRELDIVREAVAVGVVQYLIKPFGFAVFAERMRQYRAYRDELEGASSLTQQEVDRAIAALRTTNAPGLAKGLSAETLESVSALLGEGGARSATEVAADLGLSRVTARRYLEHLADAGVVERTPRYGTRGRPELEYRRRA; from the coding sequence GTGATCCGCGTGCTCGTCGTCGAGGACGATCGCGGCACCGCCGAGGCCCACGCCGCGTACGTCGGCCGCTGCGACGGCTTCGAGCTCGCCGGCGTGGCGCACACGGCGACCGCCGCGATCCGCGCGCTGCGCGAGGCGCAGCAGGGCGGCGATCGCATCGACCTGCTGCTGCTCGACATGAACCTGCCCGACGGCCACGGCCTCCAGGTGTGCCGCGAACTGCGGGCGGCGGGCCTCGTCGTCGACGTCATCGCCGTCACGGCCGTGCGCGAGCTCGACATCGTGCGCGAGGCGGTCGCGGTGGGCGTCGTGCAGTACCTCATCAAGCCGTTCGGCTTCGCCGTCTTCGCCGAGCGCATGCGGCAGTACCGCGCCTACCGCGACGAGCTCGAGGGGGCGTCGAGCCTGACGCAGCAGGAGGTCGATCGCGCGATCGCGGCGCTGCGCACGACGAACGCGCCCGGGCTCGCGAAGGGCCTGTCGGCGGAGACGCTCGAGTCGGTGTCCGCCCTGCTCGGCGAGGGCGGTGCGCGCAGCGCGACCGAGGTCGCGGCCGACCTCGGGCTCTCGCGCGTCACGGCGCGCCGCTACCTCGAGCACCTCGCGGACGCGGGCGTCGTCGAGCGCACCCCGCGCTACGGCACGCGCGGCCGGCCGGAGCTCGAGTACCGCCGCCGCGCGTGA
- a CDS encoding phosphoribosyltransferase, translated as MSAFHADASDLPEPEREVLTWQGFGDAGRELARTIAADGYQPEIVIAIARGGLLPAGHLAYALGLKLADAINVEFYTDVHQTLPDPVLLEPMLDAEAIRGRRLLVVDDVADSGRTLALVLDVLRRMGAEARSAVLYAKPASVVDPDFVWRRTDRWIVFPWSAEPPVTA; from the coding sequence ATGAGCGCCTTCCACGCCGACGCATCCGACCTCCCCGAGCCCGAGCGCGAGGTGCTGACGTGGCAGGGATTCGGGGATGCAGGGCGCGAGCTCGCTCGCACGATCGCCGCCGACGGCTACCAGCCGGAGATCGTCATCGCGATCGCCCGCGGCGGCCTGCTGCCCGCCGGGCACCTCGCGTACGCGCTCGGCCTCAAGCTCGCCGACGCGATCAACGTCGAGTTCTACACCGACGTGCACCAGACGCTCCCCGATCCCGTGCTGCTCGAGCCGATGCTCGATGCGGAGGCGATCCGCGGTCGACGCCTGCTCGTCGTCGACGACGTCGCCGACTCGGGCCGCACGCTCGCGCTCGTGCTCGACGTGCTGCGCAGGATGGGCGCCGAGGCCCGCTCGGCGGTGCTCTACGCGAAGCCGGCCTCGGTCGTCGATCCCGACTTCGTGTGGCGGCGCACCGACCGCTGGATCGTGTTCCCCTGGTCGGCCGAGCCGCCCGTCACCGCCTGA